The sequence below is a genomic window from Dyadobacter chenwenxiniae.
ACGTGGACTGTTATTCGATGGCAGAAAAATCAGGACAGGAAATGATCAGCCTCGTAAAGCAGGCACAGCAAAGCGGAAAGCTGCTTGTTTTTCTCTTTCATGGCGTGGGCGGGGAACATGCGCTCAATGTCTCCAACCGTGCGCACAGTGAGTTGCTCCATTATTTGAAGGAGAATGAAAAGGACATTTACGTGGATACTATGCGCAATGTAGCAGGGCATATCCAGCATTTGAAGAAATAATTTACGTGAAAACTCCGGTTATGCCCAAAAGCCATTTACTACTTCTTTTTAGCTGCCTTATGATTGGCTCAAAGCTAATTGCAGCAGACCCGCTAGCTTCCGAGGGCGATGACGGATATCGGCTATGGCTTAAATACGAGGCGGTTACGAATGCTCCTGTAAAGACCGAGTATTTGAGATACACCACTTTCATTGGACGGTCAGACAAAGGCGAGATTACGCAGAGTGCGTCCAGGGAGCTGCAAATGGGATTAAAAAATCTTCTAGGTAAAACGGTTCAGGAAACAAGCTCGTCTGCTGGCCGCTCAGGGGGAATCCTCTTCAGAATTGAACCTGGTGCAGCTGCTGCGCAACCAGCGGAAGGTTACCAGGTCCAGTTGTCGGGTGGTAACATTGTTATTGTTTCAAGATCAGAACAAGGGATTCTTTACGGAACGTTTGCTTTGCTAAGGCACCTGCAAATGCAGCGGCCAATCAAAAACCTGAGCATTGCAAGCACCCCGAAAGTGCGTTACCGGATGCTGAACCACTGGGACAATCCGGATGGGACGATTGAGCGGGGGTATGCGGGTGCTTCGCTTTGGAAATGGTATGAACTGCCCGAGCGCGTTGACCCGCGTTATGAAGATTACGCGCGGGCCAATGCGTCGTTAGGAATTAATGGCACTGTGCTCAACAATGTCAATGCGAGCGCACGGTTTATGTCGCAGGAATACATCGAGAAAGTGGCAGCGATTGCGAATGTGCTGCGCAAGTATGGGATCAAAACCTACTTGTCGGTGTATTTTGCTGCGCCGAAAACCCTGGGCGGACTGGCCACGTCTGATCCGCTCGATCCGCAGGTTCGCGCCTGGTGGAAGGAGAAGGTCGCTCAAATTTATAAGGAGATCCCCGATTTCGGCGGATTTTTGGTAAAGGCGAATTCAGAAGGGGAGCCCGGGCCGCAGGATTACGGGCGTACGCATGCAGATGGGGCCAACATGCTGGCCGAAGCCTTTAAAGCTTATGACGGCATTGTGGTCTGGCGGGCTTTCGTCTACAAGGCAGACCCGAATGCTGACCGTTTTAAAGCTGCTTATGAGGAATTTGTGCCGCTGGATGGAAAGTTTGATCCCAAGGTAATTGTGCAGGTCAAGAACGGACCCATTGATTTCCAGCCGCGCGAACCGTTTTCGCCTCTCTTCGGGAATATGCCGAAAACCCCGCTGGGAATCGAATTTCAAATCACGCAGGAGTATTTAGGGTTTGCCACGCATGCCGTTTATGAAGCGCCTATCTTCAAAGAATGTCTGGACTCGGACACTTATGTAAATGGGGAGGGATCGACAGTGGCTAAGGTCGTAGACGGAAGTTTGCACTGTTACACACGCACGCTCATGGCAGGTGTGGCCAATACGGGAAACAGCCAGAACTGGACGGGGCATCCGTTGGCGCAGGCCAATTGGTATGCATTCGGAAGACTGAGCTGGGATCATGAGCTGAGTTCTGAACAGATCTTGCAGGAATGGGTTGCGCTGACTTTAACCCGGAGCGAAAAAGCAAGTGGGCACATTGCCGCACTCATGTTGCGTTCAAGGGAGATTTACGTTAACTACAATACGCCACTCGGGCTTTCGCGTCCCTGGATGGGCGTGCACTTTGCGCCCGAACCCTGGCAAAACAAAGGTTCCCGGCCCGACTGGACGGCCATATATTACCATCGCGCTGATTCTTCGGGAATTGGCTTTGACAGGACAGCTTCCGGAAGCAACGCGCTGGCCCAGTACAAACCCCAAGTACAACAGCAATGGAATAATCCCGACCGGACACCCTTGCCTTATCTGTTATGGTTCCACCATGTGCGCTGGGACCAAAAGCTAAGCACCGGCCGATCCTTGTGGCAGGAACTTTGCACCCGCTTTTATACAGGCGCCGATTCTGTTCTCTGGATGCAGCAGCAATGGGATCTGGCAAAGACAAGCCTTGATCCGATGGTTTTTACCGATGTAGCCGAGCGGTTAAAAGTTCAGCGCAGAGAGGCAATCTGGTGGAGAGATGCCTGGGTTTTGTATTTGCAATCCTTGGCCAGGCAACCTATTCCCGCGGGTTTTGAGCCGCCGAAGAGAACCTTGGAAGAAGTGAAGCAATCCGTGCATGTCTATCTAATCCGTTAAACTGGTATCTGTTCAAAGAATAACAAATTTTCATAAAAAATTAATATTCTGGTTAAGTGTACCATTGACAAATATCAAAAACATATTATATTTGTAATAGGATACATCTGATTAAAAATTGGATTAAACCGCCGATATCATTTGCTTTTTCTTTCGTTTCGAAATCCCGTAAGGGATATTTTGTGCTGTTTAACAAGTGTCATCTAAACATTTAAATCAATGCTTATGAAGAATCGATTACTAGCGTTTTCTTATCTCAGGGGAAGTTGGCTAAGGGGATCTGTGCTGTTACTGCTGCTGTCTGTGCAGGTGGTTTATGCCGGAAGATTTGCGGATCAACAGGTTGCCGGAAAGGTAACTGCCGATAATGGTGAGGCCCTGCCGGGTGTGAATGTAACATTGAAAGGGAGTAGCACAGGGACGACCACGGACACGAAAGGCGAATTTTCAATTACTGTGCCTTCCGAAAGCAGTGTGTTGGTTTTCAGCTTTATCGGCTATACAAAGCAAGAGGTCGTGGTGGGGACTAAAACCCGGATTGACATTCGGCTATCAGCCGAGGACCAGGCTTTGGAAGAAATGGTGGTCATCGGTTATGGTTCGCAAAAGAAATCTTCCCTTACCGGCGCCGTATCATCGGTTTCACCCAAAGAGCTCACTGCTTTGCCGGTTGTGAGCGCGGAGCAGGCTTTGCAGGGAAGAGTGCCGGGCGTGCGCGTAGTCAATAACGGTAGTC
It includes:
- a CDS encoding alpha-glucuronidase family glycosyl hydrolase, encoding MIGSKLIAADPLASEGDDGYRLWLKYEAVTNAPVKTEYLRYTTFIGRSDKGEITQSASRELQMGLKNLLGKTVQETSSSAGRSGGILFRIEPGAAAAQPAEGYQVQLSGGNIVIVSRSEQGILYGTFALLRHLQMQRPIKNLSIASTPKVRYRMLNHWDNPDGTIERGYAGASLWKWYELPERVDPRYEDYARANASLGINGTVLNNVNASARFMSQEYIEKVAAIANVLRKYGIKTYLSVYFAAPKTLGGLATSDPLDPQVRAWWKEKVAQIYKEIPDFGGFLVKANSEGEPGPQDYGRTHADGANMLAEAFKAYDGIVVWRAFVYKADPNADRFKAAYEEFVPLDGKFDPKVIVQVKNGPIDFQPREPFSPLFGNMPKTPLGIEFQITQEYLGFATHAVYEAPIFKECLDSDTYVNGEGSTVAKVVDGSLHCYTRTLMAGVANTGNSQNWTGHPLAQANWYAFGRLSWDHELSSEQILQEWVALTLTRSEKASGHIAALMLRSREIYVNYNTPLGLSRPWMGVHFAPEPWQNKGSRPDWTAIYYHRADSSGIGFDRTASGSNALAQYKPQVQQQWNNPDRTPLPYLLWFHHVRWDQKLSTGRSLWQELCTRFYTGADSVLWMQQQWDLAKTSLDPMVFTDVAERLKVQRREAIWWRDAWVLYLQSLARQPIPAGFEPPKRTLEEVKQSVHVYLIR